The region AGCACTTTTCCAGAATGCTCATGTTCCGCAATATCTCTCTAGAGCCTTCACCAGCTGCCCTGAATGGTGAGGAGTAAACACTTAATTTCTTAGTATATTAGTGaaaattaaaaaagcataaaagtatatactttTATTGGATTGGCATTCTTAAATAAATTCTGAATGGCCCACTACCCTGATGAACATATATGTCATTTTCCCATTCTGCTTTGTTCTCAGCAGCTTATTCTTAGCTACAGGAGTTGCAGGCCACTTTGGAGCTTCCAGGCTTTGGGGTGAAACTCATGCTGCCAGCTGAAACCCTGCTGTTTTTGGAGCTCCCTGCCACAGCAGAGCCTATGAAGCCCAAAAATTCTGTGGAAAGTGGAGAGCATTCCCGAACAGCCGAATCTTAAAGACTTGCGTTCAAGGAGAAAGCTGCTGATATTGTCTGCTGCACAGAGTGTAGCTGCAAAGAAAAGGATACCCTGGCTAAGGAGGAGGCAGCAATGATACAGTACAAGGGATCCAGGAAGAGTTGAATCACAAGAGGTATGAGGAGCTTATTTTTTTGTGCTTAAGGTATCCATGGATCcgtgaaaaatatttaaatgagttATGGTGAGCTATAATTGATTTATGGTGTGGCCCTAAAGAAAACATTTGTTAAGTGTGTAGACATAAATGGGAAATGGAAAGTACTGTAGATCAAGTTCTTGGGCAATTGTTTAGACACAACAGTTGCTTAGTCCTTGAACGTTTGCAGAAACAGTTCTTTTACTTGTATTTGTAGGTTTGAAGCACAGTGAGATTGTAGCCTTCCATTTGTGCTCTTCCTCTTCTAATAATATCTGGCCCTCAATCATCCAGCTTGTGCCTCCTCGGGTCATGATGACTCCCTCCTACAAGCACAGTGCTTCAGTCACCTTCCAGGGACTAGTACAGTTATACTACAACTCTGAGCACAACCTGTGTGACTGTCTTTTAAAAGTAGCATTCATTATGAATGCATTCAATTGctatattttttatctttttagttTATGTACTGTAGGTTAAAggtttagcttttttattttttttttattttttttttagttcaggcTGCTTCATTGCTTAGAGCTTGAAGGTTTGCAGAAATGGTACTTTTATATGTTTTGGTTGGGAGAGCAGCCCTGGAGTAGGTCCAAATATGATCAAAGGaggaactataaaaaaaaattaaaaggactTGGAGCAGCAGAACAATCCAAATTGAGcagctataaaaaataaaaaaataaaaacgaaagaaGCAACAAAAACACTAAAAGGAGCAACTCTTATAAATGAAAGGAGCAACTATTATAAAAAAGAGGACCAAAAGCAGGAAAGAAGCAGCCATTATAAAAGGAGCAGCAAAATATGAAAGGAGCAGCCATTACGAAAACAAGAGGAGGGAAAACATTAAGGAGCAGctacaaattaaatgaaaatgtaaactacaaaaaaataaaataaaataaaataaaataaaaaaaggctcaGCTACAAAAAACCTAATGGAtcattgaccacatttacatgcatataGAAATTCTGATTAATATGCATCATGTGAACAAGTTAAACCAtagttaaccctcatgttgttccaaacataacTTCTTTTCTTTGGTGAAACATAAAAGGCAATTAgacagtttcagtcaccattcactttcattatgtgaaacaaatatatatattttagagttTTCAGAGTCATAAGAGGTTATTTCTTTCCTGTTTTGACCCTTAATCTTTGGCTCTGCCATTAAAGAAGGCAATGTAATGAGTACAGAGCTGTATGAAgccataaaataatgcaaaatcaaTTGATATTGTTAACAAATCTATTTCTGAGTTTAACTGTTTTTTCCCCCATGATTTTAGACAGGACAGGGGTGCAGAGCTTTTTTCAAACACTTCCAAACATAACAACTTGGTGTTTAATGTGCAAATGCACAGTAATATGTGACtagtattaaattataatttaataccaCTTAAATTTTCCCTTTATCTGATGTGCTTTTTTGAAGTTTGATTTTCActacaaaaatgtaatcaaagaTCCCTTGGCAGAAGACAGGTTTCACATTGCACCTTGCAAAATGAATACAAAACATCATATTTTACTTACTtaacatttacaacatttaatgGGCTTGacccacactgtaaaaatgtctgtaattttaatggtaaaagactgtaaaaatgctacagatttttttttttaattgattaccaGTATTAacgttaaaatatacagtacatttttcttatatattttaaaagacaatacagtagtttttacaataaaatgttgtaaaaattacatttttagttgtaaaaagtatgattgtcctgtataattaatggtaaaaatgtacattgtttaataAGAGACAACAGGTACTTTTTAGAgtaaattgttaaaattacagtaaaaataataataataataataataattgggcgttcccacaattccctgcatgacaatgcagggaattgtgggaatgcccaattatatttttttttttactgtaaatttaacagaattttctttttttttttacagtgccagcatgtcatgtaaattacaacagtttaaactgtaaaatttacaggttgttctgtaaagttgtttacatttttactgtattttttacataattattctggcaacaacagctgccagttttttttttttttttgtgtacaaacaacattaaaaatacagtatGAAATTGTGAAAACCTACAGCAAACAAAAGTCAATTCAGTATTTTCCAGCAATTATAACCCATTAACTGTAGGTTAGTTCACAAGGCTTTCCTTAATGCAGAGATGCATCAGTGTCTTATGTGGTGGGTTGATAACCCCTATGTGCACATACTTTGTTAATGTGCCATTATTTTGCTGCGACAAACTTTGGAAAGCAGCTCcccataaaaaatgcatttaggATCAAGTCTAATACGGTTATATTCTACACAATGGATCAACTGAATACTTTGCTAAACAGTAAGTTTTGCTTCATGTAACATATGTTGTGTGTTGACATGTTTCTTGAGATGGGCTGACTGAGTAAACCGTTTACCACATTCCTTGCACTCAAAAGGTCTCTCCCCTGTGTGGATAAgtttgtgtcttttaaaattACCTAGATCCACAAATCCCTTTTCACAATGGGGGCAAACGTAGCGTTTCTCCCCTCTATGCCCTTGCATGTGCATATTCAGGGCAACTCTATGTTTAAACTTCTTCCCACATTGAGTGCAAGAGAATGGCTTCTCCCCAGTGTGCATACGCATATGCGTAGAGCGGTCTGCCTTGGCCAAAAACCTTTTGCCGCAAACTTTACAAGGAAAGGGCCTTTCTCCCGAGTGGATGAGCTTATGTTTGGTAAGGGTAAAGTGGTAAACAAAACTTTTTCCACATTCCTCACACTGATACCGCTTCTCCTCTGTGTGGACCTTTACATGCCGGTTAAGACCTCGTGCACTAGGGAAGgcctttccacactgagagcaggtatAAGGCCTCTCACCTGTATGAAGTCTCATGTGGTTCTCCAAAGCAGATGCATTGCTGAGCACCCTTCCACACTCAGCACACTCAGTACTCCTCTGCAGTGTTTTGCTCAAAGCTTTCGGTAATGCTTGACTTCCGTTATTTGTGGAAAAACTTGTGCCACAATGTGCTGCTTCACTAATCAAGTCTTTCTGCACCCTATTTATCCCCTTATCCTCGAAAGTGAATGTGCTGACCTTATCTGCTAAACTTATTTGTTTGGATTTGGAAAAAGCTTTTCTCTGTTTCCTCAGTCTAGACTGGAGTGTGGGACTATTGTCCTCACTATACTCTGGAAGGTCTTCATCATCATCCATGGCAACTGATTTAGTCTCTCCAGTACAGACTTCAAAGTGATTGACAGGAGAAACAGCGGTCTCTAAAGGTATAATAGGTACTCTCCCTAAAACACTTGAATGGGTGGAAGTTGCAGCTCGCTGTTCCTTCAGTGTTAGCAGAGGTGCAAGTGGCCCTGATGGCTGTAAATGGGGCATAGACGACTGCTCTAGGGCATCTTGGGGCATCATCACAATGGGCGAGTGCAAATGCAGAGTATCCAGAGATTCAAGCAAACCTGGGGTGTTATCAGGTGGAGGAAAAAACTGGTCCAAAGAAGAGGAGAACTGATCGGATTGTGCTGAATATTGAGATTGCAGAAGTTGAGGTGGGTTTGGAATACCAGTTGACAGAGCTGGAAGTGAGGAGACAGATCCCTGAATTGGTGTAACTGGATTGTGGGAATAAGTAAATGGAACATGTACTGGCAGATAAGAAGGCTGAGCTGCATGAGACAGATTGTGTTGTGGCACCAAAGGGAACTGTAATGATGGACTTGAACTTGCAGAATGCACTGGCATTATCTTTGGTGATGAAGCAAAAACCTGGGTTTGAGAGAATCCAAGACTGGTCGAAAGAATCGGATCCTGGACTGGTGAAATTTTATTTGATGCTGCAGTATCTGGAACGTTGTCTAATGGCATGAGAGCTTGTACTAGTGGAGTCACCTCCTGGGCTAGTGACTTAATGGTCTGTGGTGAAATGGTCTGGTTTATTGTTTCAGGATTCTGATTTGGTCGACGGTGAACCTGAGGTATTGGTGTGCAACCTGGAGCACCAGACAGCTCAATCATTGGCACAGACATCTCAACCGAGGAAACAAGATTCTGGGTTGAATTGGCATGTTGTACTGAAATAGTTGATGTCTCGACTGGTGCAAATGCATTTTCTCGTTCTTTTTCATTTAGGGAAGACGAGCCATCTCTGTTTTCTGATGTTCTTTCAGCTGTACCTCGGGCTGGGCAGGTACACCGGTTGGATTGGTGACCACAAGGATTCACTCTGTGACTACATGAGGAACGAGTCACTAATGGTGGTGATTTTCCCCCAGAGTTGCCATAGTGCCTGCTTCTTGTTTGAAATGTTGTTGGGATCACGACTGTGGATAAAGAGAGGTGAAGATTCAAAAGAGGAGAACATGAAGAAGAATACTTGGAAATATAGAGGATGTGCCTTTTGGTCACTTTGACTACTCAGGGTGGGATAGGGGCAATAGAGCGAGTTAATGCTATTTTCAATTGTTGGTATAAATACATATGAATTAGATGAATATCTTTGGCCATAGCATTAAGTCTtgctttttttacagtgtaacacaTTTTTAAGATGGTGTATAAAGTACAACCTTTAAAAACCTTGTCTCAAGACCTATGCATTCTGTTCCAGTCCATTTCATCAGTTGGGCTCTGTCTTGTTGTTCTGAAAACAACAACGTCCCTAATCCTCTCCAAAAAGTGTTGAGTGCTGTTGCTGTCCCGACTCTAACCAAGAGACAGCAAGGCACTTGGGATGTGcaaaactgcacattttcatAATCAACAGATAGTCAGGGGTTTGTTTGAATAACTAGTTGTCTAGTCAGTGTaaaggaacccatgtataattaggctatgttacactgcctggccaaaaaaaaaaaaaaaaaaatattttgtttagctttgattacggcgctcACTCAACATGGCATtcttttgacaaccttatgcaatgtcacaacatttatttctgtccagagttgcattcagttttggccgagatcttgtatggatgatgggagagtcgaaccactccgtaaagtcttctctagcaaatcccaaagactttcaatggggttaaggtcaggactctgtggcggccaattcatgtgtgaaaatgattcctcatgctccctgaaccactctcacaatttgagccagatgaatcttggcattgtcatcctggaaaatgcccatgctgtcagggaagaaaaaatccattgatgggataacctggttattcagtacattcaggtagtcagctgactattttattgctgcataacgttgctgagcctagacctgaccaactgaagcaactgcagttcataacactgcctccagaggcttgtacagtgggcactatgcatgacgggtgcattgcttcatgcgcttcccttcttaccctgacacgcccatcgctttggaatagggtacatctggactcatcagaccacatgacctttttccattgctccagtccaatctttatgctccctagcaaactgaagttattttttccaattagcctcactaacaagttgctttcacagc is a window of Myxocyprinus asiaticus isolate MX2 ecotype Aquarium Trade chromosome 8, UBuf_Myxa_2, whole genome shotgun sequence DNA encoding:
- the LOC127444567 gene encoding fez family zinc finger protein erm-like, whose translation is MEEYEAFQAQFTSIMATILQTAVREATQLFEGTLQHLKAELVQLRRENVKLKKGDSSSQVKMRCTGVGNQRNDSASKNRDVGVQCEKAIFVDRGCNTLQFIGQRLHVGDITSDKLAELCTNEDENRQLALLLIKQEPQETERDHYKPGYFLLKQEGAEPILVRREPNNDTMERVVIPTTFQTRSRHYGNSGGKSPPLVTRSSCSHRVNPCGHQSNRCTCPARGTAERTSENRDGSSSLNEKERENAFAPVETSTISVQHANSTQNLVSSVEMSVPMIELSGAPGCTPIPQVHRRPNQNPETINQTISPQTIKSLAQEVTPLVQALMPLDNVPDTAASNKISPVQDPILSTSLGFSQTQVFASSPKIMPVHSASSSPSLQFPLVPQHNLSHAAQPSYLPVHVPFTYSHNPVTPIQGSVSSLPALSTGIPNPPQLLQSQYSAQSDQFSSSLDQFFPPPDNTPGLLESLDTLHLHSPIVMMPQDALEQSSMPHLQPSGPLAPLLTLKEQRAATSTHSSVLGRVPIIPLETAVSPVNHFEVCTGETKSVAMDDDEDLPEYSEDNSPTLQSRLRKQRKAFSKSKQISLADKVSTFTFEDKGINRVQKDLISEAAHCGTSFSTNNGSQALPKALSKTLQRSTECAECGRVLSNASALENHMRLHTGERPYTCSQCGKAFPSARGLNRHVKVHTEEKRYQCEECGKSFVYHFTLTKHKLIHSGERPFPCKVCGKRFLAKADRSTHMRMHTGEKPFSCTQCGKKFKHRVALNMHMQGHRGEKRYVCPHCEKGFVDLGNFKRHKLIHTGERPFECKECGKRFTQSAHLKKHVNTQHMLHEAKLTV